The window TTTGTAATGAAGAGCGAGCCACAATGAAGCTTAAACACATTGTGGTGGATAAGACCAGTTAAACCATTTTGTAGGCCTGCCACCATTAAATCCCAATCTGTTTTGTTGGCTTCCCCCGATGCAGTTTGAATTGGACAATCCAGAAGAGAAAAATGTGGCAAATTGTTATGACCACACATGTAAACCAGCAAGGCAGCTAGTAATGGTCGATTTTAACGAAAGAGGCAAGCTGGATGATGAAAATGCTCGTTCACCCCTTTTAGGCCCGTCCTTGGAAGAAAAGCTTTTCTCCTCGTGCAACCTCACGGCTCATAAGACGGCCCAGATGAACTTTAAATCCAAGCAGAGTTTGACTAAAATGAGCCCCAGAGCTAAAATTTCAGCCCAGTTTCAAGCCAGCAGTAAAGCAAGGAATTGGGCTACAGCCACTGGGGACTTTGGTTCCATCTTCATTGCAGACAGGCTACCTGAAGCCCCCGTGTTGGCACCTGGCGTGGCCCCGTCTGCCAGCGAACCCCACACTCAAAGCAGTGGTGAGAGAAGCACCTGGTTTATTACAGACTTGTACAGCTCATTCTTCCTGCCGGGCCAGTCGCTGCTTTTTGCTGTGAGTTAATGTGTTCACTCTTTTTAACGACGACATAATCATTTTGCGCCACCACTTGCCGCACCACGCTTCTTCCATTGGGCCATAATTGTTTTTCTAGCAAGTCAATGAAGCCGGCTGACATTTTCTCCACTAAGTGTGATTATTGTTTCGGTACTTTATCTGATTTCACACCTCTTTTGCTCTCTGCTGCACTTCtttcaagtttttttgtttataatgtGTTGGGCTCTTGGGAAAGTATCTGCTTATTCATTAAGCTTCCTTGTAGTGCAATACTGTTAAGGTGCATGTTGCCTGCTTTGGGTCTAACATGGGTGCACATCGACTTGTGCAACAAACCCAAAAGCTTTGCATGCTGCCTGCTGCTCCCTTTTTATTGTTGGTATTTTTCACCTTTGGTGTCATCAAAAGCAAGGGCAAATACTGAGATGAGGAGATGATGGTAATGCAGGATTACACTATTGAAGTTGTGTGCAATGGGTGTTGTATGCAAAGCAGCTTTCCTGCTAAATTtctggatgtgtgtgtttacataaaTTATTAACTAGGTCAGTGTCAGCTATTTTTTGTCAACCGCAATCTTCTTTTGCAAATGGCTCACAGGCTGATTTATGCGTGTTGCGGTATGACATTTATTTGTGAGTCAGTGTAAGAGAGTGTTACATCTGCACTGGGCCGGCcagatatgattttttttttttacgcagtTGGATACCAGAAGGGCACAGCTGCCAAGAGGCTTGGCTGCTCATGTTCCTCTGCAAGGCTTTTACTACAACAAatgactctgtgtgtgtgtgtgtgtgtgtgtgtgtgtgtgtgtgtgtgtgtgtgtgtgtgtgtgtgtgtgtgtgtgtgcgtgtgtgtctgacTTGATTTTGACAGCGGGTGTTGGTGTTTATCCACAACAAGAGCACATCCAGTCCATGCTGCCATCTTGGCTTTACAATGACAGTCTCATCCCAGGTAATCCCCGCATATAATTACACTGTAAAGATTATAAGCTTAactttgtatattattttgtttCAGCTGTATGGTAGCTGTTTGTGGGTATTCTGGGGAGCGGGTCACAAACATATCCACTTGAAAAACAATTTGCAGCATGAAGGAGCGTGCCAAAACGACAGATGGCACTACAATATACGAgcttacattttgaaaaatgcacAGTAACAACAATAGCTTATtgaataaattacaaaaatattttaaaaaaactacaCCTACGGACATAGCCTGTTCCTccattataaataaatgattgtcTCTTGTTTTCCTTCACTCAGAAATGTTCAAGAAGGTTCTAGAGTTCACCATGACACCGGCAGGGATCGACACCGCCAAGCTCTACCCTCTCCTCATGTCGTCAGGTCTTCCCAGGGAAGCCTTGGGGCAAATCTGGGCGTCTGCCAACCGCACGACACCTGGCATGCTGACCAAGGAGGAGCTCTACACCGTGCTCGCATTAATTGCTGTggcacaggtaaaaaaaaaaaaaaaaagatgagtgaTGAGACAAAAATCAACCACTTTATCCCTCATGGTGCTTCTTGGCTTGAAAGACCCACTCGCTCACTGAAATTTGAAAGGCTTAGCAGGAGACAAATGAAGAGGTAGTGCAGGTGAATCAGCATAGGACTTGTGGAGCATTAAAATGGGAATTTATGTCtggtgtttataaaatgtgctatataaataaagtggattggattggattggattggtgTTTGGCAGCTGGCTAGTTATCATCCTCATCCTGGGCTTGTCATCAGAGCCCCTCAGAGGATCTGCGAGCAGTTCACGAAACACCAGATGTTATTGCTCTCATTCCTGCTGTTATTGCACCTAATCTTAAATCCTAAAACACAACAAGGTGGAGTCTCATGACATCCAGTgcaagtccttaaaaacaacatcaaatgtTTTCAGAGCGGCCTGCCTGCGATGAATGTGGAAATCCTCAGTCAGTTCCCATCTCCACCAATGCCCAATCTCCCAGCCCTCTCTATGGCAGTGGCCCCCGTCATGCCTCAGCACCAGCAGCCCATGATGACCCATCCGCCAGTCTCCATGGCCATGTCCATACCGGCCCCGACCGTGATGGCCATGACACCGGCGGCTCCTGCACCTGCTACAGCACCCGCCAACACCAACTTTATTGCCAGTTTCCCACCTGCTCAGGTAAAATTGTTCAGATGTACTCTATTTCACGTGATTGAACCTCCTCCCTAACACGCTGATGCCTGTAGGGGACCAAAgttgacgacgacgacgacttcCAGGACTTCCAGGAGGCCCCAAAGGCTGGCGTGGGAGACCAGGCATTCACCGACTTCCAGGGAGAGTCCAGTGCAAGTTTCCCCATCAGCATGGCATCGCAGCATCAAAACAGGTAACGTTTACGCTTAAACAATTCTTATATTCAGTAACAGTGATTACATGAAGCACTTCATATTGTGCCTAATTTGGTACCTTGTGGAAACACTGCTTCTTTCTACCTAACAGAAACCTTCTCAGAATAACAATGAGTTTGGGGTCACCTCCTAATGAATTAATTTCGGTGGACAGTCGATAAGCTCATTTCCCTGTATTACTTCACAAGCCCAAACGGAAAGGCAATTATTCGTCAAGAGACAAAGGATGAGGCAGAACAAAATTATCTGAGTGGCATTATGTTTCATATTTCCTCCCTTTAAGGATAGTGAGACTTGTTTTGTAGCAACGAAAACCAAGACACAGAGATTACAGCTTTATTAAACAGAACCTCTGTTTAAATCTCATGTTTGCAGATATAATGAGAAGAATAAATGAGCTTTTTGACGGCACTTACTTGTGTATGTAAACCACATTTGCTTGTAGGTCAGCTTATTTTTATGAAAGGCAGATGCTGACAGACTCATTTTAAACCTGCTGAAATAATAGTAGCCTGCCCACTGATGCTTATAATGGTGTGGTCTATGACGACTGCCTAACGTCCCCGCAGTGCACCTTCCATGTTGACTCCACTATCTGGAACCACCTCTGCCTCCTCTGACAAGTACGCCGTCTTCAAACAGCTGTCTGTGGACCAGCCGACAGAAGCCACAGCGCCTACCTCAGGTACACGCTCGAGCTTTGTGTGCCCACTGCagtgaatttaaaaatataccaAAGTACAAAGTGATGCATTTTTCCCCCCCTTCACGCTGTACACGCTTTCTATCCAGATGGCGGAGACAAATACAGCGTGTTTAGACAGCTAGAGCCACCTGCTGACAAGAAGCCACTAGGTAAGACATTTCTGACTGCAATATATCCGCATTCACAAAGGATGAATCACTCTCTTGTGTTATTAATCCACTTGGGCTGTAATTCCTTCATTAATGTTGATAGCAGTTGTTTTGCCGTCCCTGTTTCATTAGAACAGTTTGCAATGGGGACCAATCTTACAACTCCAGTAAGTCGTGCTCTGCGGTGACCTTTCCTTATCAGGCCCTGCACGCCGTATCAGTGTTGCTCTATCTTCCATTTTTCACCGTCTCTGTGTGCCAAGTCCTCACATATGACTTTGATTTTAATATTCCCAATGAGCGGTGCAGTGTGTGTAATTTACTACGTTTTCTCTTTTTAGGGGTGTGAATTGATCACAGAATGTCTATAGCCCCCAGTGTTTATCTGCTATAAATGCGTCTTGTGTTCTCTTTGGTTTGCAGGTGAAGGATTTGCAGATTTCAAGTCTGTCAGGACTGATGACGGCTTCACGGACTTTAAAACCGCCGACAGCGTCTCCCCACTAGACCCTTCAGAACCAGCCAAGATCTTCCAGCCTTGCTTCCCTTCTGCTTTCCCCAACTCTCTATCGCTGCAACAACACCCGCAACAGCCGTCAGCCGTTTCTCTTTCTCAAGCCAAAAACTCTCTCAACATGGCCGACCTGGACCTTTTCTCCTCAGTCACCTCCTGTGTCCAGCCAGTGACTGACACACAGACAAGCGCCTTCCCCTCTGTGACGGTACCCCCCTCTCTGGTGCTCCTCCCAGGCGGAGCCAAGCCCCCTGGGGGAGGAACTGACGAATTTGGTGACTTTGCCCTCTTTGGCTCCTCCTGTGATGCCACTCAAgctacagcagcagcagggggAGCGGCGGCTGCGCCACAGGACGACTTTGCTGACTTCATGGCATTTGGGAGCTCTGGAGGCGAGCCCAAAGGTGAGAGCAGTGCAGGGGTCCAAGGTGAGAACCCGTCCCAGCAGCAGTCTCAGCAGCGCTCAGACAAGTATGACGTGTTCAAACAGCTGTCTCTTGACGGCGGCCTGGCCTACGATGACACAAAGGAGACCGGCGGTGGCTCCTTCTCATCCCTCAAAAGCGACACTGACGACTTTGCCGACTTCCAGTCCTCAAAGTTCTGCACGGCGCTCGGCGCCTCGGAAAAGACCCTGGTGGACAAAGTGGCCGCTTTTAAACAGGGCAAGGAGGACTGCGTGTCTGTCAAGTCCCTCGACCTCCCATCCATCGGGGGGAGCAGCATGGGAAAGGACGATTCTGAGGACGCGCTTTCAGTACAACTGGACATGAAGCTCACCGACATGGGCGGAGACTTGAAGCACGTGATGTCGGACAGCTCGCTGGATTTGCCGGGTCTGTCGTCCCACCAGCCCCCTGCTACAGGTGAGGAACTAGTGCGCTTGCTCTGGTGAGGCCCCTTGCATtcccacagacacacatacacgcacacgcagTGATTCCATGGCCAGCTGCGGCCCCTCCTTCTCTGTGCCTCTGTCAGACAAGGAGGTCAAAGGGCAAGTAAGGAGTTCTCAGCTGAATatgtttaaatatgtttaaacaTTCGAGAGAGACATcacaatataataacatatcaGATTGTGTGTTTGGCTTCATTCTCCATTTCAAGTTGTAACATTCATTCCCCCCCCAAAATCATCGGCTTTCCATATTATCCCCTCCGCACTTGTCGTGGTGACATAAGTGTCTACTTACCTAAAGTGTTGTGGTGGGCAGATTAGTTGATGTGGTTGCAGTCGTATTTCATAGACAAGGCCCCCAGATGGTGTCTGCGTGCCCCTGCTAAGCTCTGTGGTTGTGGCTGCTTCCCTGCTTATTCACAGGTTtgactgaatgtgtgtgtgtgtgtgttgttgttgttggtttgtGCAGCTAGGCAAGGTGAAAGGTTTGTCTATATGCAGCCAACATGAGCAAATCCCCATTTACTGTGATCAGGACACGGCTGCGTAGATGTTTGCACTGTGCACACAACAGATGAGAGCCGCTTCATTTGTAGAGAATTTGCATGGGATTATTTACCATCCAGTCACAAAAACATCTAATGATGACCTGCTGCAGTCATGTCTTATTCATCCAGCATGTCACCTTCCACAACACAGTCCTTCATACATTTATCAAgatgtattttttccatttgttgaCAATGGTTGCGTCTGCCGCTCCCTGCCTAATGTTACATACAGCAGTCCAATATCAGAAATGTACACCTCCTCATTGCCTTATGAATGAACTGAACAGGCTCCTGTGTACTTCGAAAAGCTGCAGCAcaacatttaagacacaaaagAAGTAATTCAACATTGAAGCGTTTTAAAAGAGCTCTTGTGATTCTGTATGGCTCCTCTAGTTTTACGCGCtccagtattttttatttatttattttttaattactggACAGCCGTAGACCATCTTGTGTTCCTAATGTGTAGCAGGCCGAGCCGCCTCATGCTTTGCACAGTGTTTCTAACAATGCACGCACTTGACGTAATCTTAAAGAGACAGTATTCCTTTTGTGAGGTCGCTTTTGGAGTATGGTGCACAGAAGGAAACTGTTGTCATCTTTACCTGCGGCCGCATGAAATTGTCACGTCTGGTTCTATGGTGTGCTTCCTCCGTCAGTATTGCCCTGCTTTTTTACTGCCTTTTCAATTTGTGAAATTGACAAGTACACAGGACACAACGCCAGTTTATGCAGAACAGGACGGAAATGTATTTGCACAGTTTTAGAATGGTATTTTTACTACAGGAAAATAAGCCGCTATTTTGGCACAAGGAGAACTTGATTTGTCTTCTCAGTGTAAATTCAACATTGCCTATTCTACTACTTAGTGATTAGTCCTACTACAAATTTGTTTGAGAAATGATGTTCTGTTATTGAGCGTCTATTCTTACAAGCCGTCgccacaacaaaagaaaaaggatACTGTCTCTTTAATAATAACTATTATTGCATCTGTGATTGGGATGTGCGCTGTAAGAACCTCTTTGCTTCCTCTAACCCTTTGATTGCTTGATCCAGATCACTTTGCACATTTGCAGGCAGAATAAAGTGTTTCTTATCCAAATGAATAGTAGATGATCAAGGTAAAAGTATTCTATCCTTATGTATTTTTGGGGCCATTCTCTGCCAGATTTGTCTGTCAAGTCCTCAAagggtccccccccccccgagctTTATCTTATCCAAAACAAACTGTGGCTTTGACAAGCTAATAGTTAAATGAATCTCCtcgaatgactttttttttttaagtctgtgAATGTGCCTTGTGCTTCTCTCTATCCTCGGGTTTTCTTGGTTTCACCTATTTATCTCTTTTTCTGCCCTCCTGACTCTGCATGCTCTTGTATCATAACAAAACTGAACTCTATAGTTTTACACGTGTTAGTTTGCAAGAAAAACAAACCTCTTGTAACTATAGACCTCTTTCACAGTagtttgtgactttttcttctctttttttttctctctctcatgTTGTCGTAATAAACATTCCTGTTGGTATCTCTGAAATGGCTACCgtcttatttttcttctttttcccttGCTTAAGATGCTTCAAATTGATCTCATTATTGCACACAGCACTCGATCCTTGTCAATTTCACAAATTGCTTTTTGTGTCCTCCAAGGGTTTGCATTGCACACCATAAAAGTGTTAAATGATGCTtgtttgtgtgactgtgtgagtGTTAGCAGACCTgaatatttaggaaaaaaaacacacattttgtttgaatatgtgtgtgtgtgtgtgtgtgtgtgtgtgtaatgttatatatatatatatatatatatatatatgacaaatGTAGCTTAgcatttactcaactgcagagagtaacAGGCATTTTTTAGGGGTAAGGAGTTTATTAgagagtgggccaaaattcagTATCATGTTTAAATTGTCAAAATTTCAATATAGTAAACTGTTGGTTTGCACTCTAATCGGCAAATGAACTGCAACAAATTCCTGAACCTTTAATTAGATTGGTTTCTGAGTACAGTGCTACCTCTGTTTTTGTGATTTCATTTCACAATTTGTTTCAAAAGGTTTGACGTAAACCGAAGCGTACAAAGAccgatgcatttttttttccatatgaaATAATGTCAAGTCCAGTTAATCCGTTtgagacacccaaaaatattagtaAATCTAGTGCTGTTCTGATAAAACTATTTTACTTCTGATACACTACTGATATTGCTGCCTTTAATATCAGTCTGTCTGATATCAGCACGATGCATTTATGACCTATTTTATAGTGtgaaatgttagaaaaggcttgatcggCTGCTGTTACtcagaacaatagtcagcaacagttggCATGAGAAAACTTGACCTATGTACATCTTTCTGCGTCTGGAGTATAGATTGAATCAATGATGTAGTGGCAGCTGGGCATAATACAGCGAGGTTCAAGGTGCTCAAAGGAGAGTTTAGACCCAACATTTCTCACCATCAGCACGGGCCGGCTCTTTTCAGTTATGGTgaatgactttttgccatccCGTGGGAGGTTTCCAGTGCAATGTTGCGTCAAACATGCGATGACGTTGattgtacactaagtccccaactaacgaacacaatggttccagacgaccgttcttaagtcgaatcgttcttaagtaggggaaaaggtaatattaccaatgatataggtactacatgtacatgtatacatacatgcatgtaCAGCTaaaatttagcttttcttcagtctcctcccactggtcttaatcgcctgttggtcccattagcattGTCACAgggccctctactggtcaagcatgtgaaatatggacttaaatataaataattatgggcttatgaggcaaaacacatgaaaaaatagaccagtcggcttgtgttcgtatctatgAGTGtttgcacgtcggatgttcgttagtaggggacttagtgtatttaacttcacggttctgtgccaccacgaggaacttgtgcatgacaggttttgcactcagctgcagcattttttttttttacttttaacaaaaaatacagccACATGGGGGACTTCACTCCTACTCCCTGCTAAACATGTTAGCACACACTGTTGTTatgatcacgtgggctctatcAAGCTCGATCTGGCTGCTTCTGGACGGGCGCACTGGAGCGGAGGCTGGAATCGGCTGCCCTTGATTGGAATGCCAATATCGGAGCTTTTCGATGCAGGCCAAGAAATACAACATAATCCGGTACTCGGCCCaatatccgatatcaatattggacctggacacccctaataaaagTTATatttaaccatccatccattttctatgccgcttatccctcactagggtcaggggtatgctggaggctatcccatctaacttcgggcgagaggcggggtataccctgcactggtcgccagccaattgcagaagTTATATTTATGCAGAGCAATTATaaatggtggatggatggaacttattgttcaTGTGGACATCCCGTACGTCCTGGCAAGATTGAATCctatagtgtttttcacctttatgAAATTGCtgtcaactttctttggccccatggcagatTGTTGTGGCACCCAATAAAAACTACATGAACAGTGAGTCAGTAACGTGTAGGCTGCTTCGTTTGGGCCTTTGACTTTGccgaacaatacagtacaaggcAAACgcataatactgtacaaaaatcaACACAGTGTACGGACACGGAGGCAGAGTTTTGGCCAaagtttttgacaaaaactgaatcatacgaaaattgaggtttgactgtagtctGAATTGTCCTCTTGAAATCAAATCTAGTTTATTGAAATTCATGAGTACATTTTCGATTCATATATATCAGGGTTTCCACTAGGatatttttgaagctgtggtggtgggctgcatgcgTTGGTGGACTGCCGCCGCGGTGTCGTGCCGGTGCTGCttctgcaatttaaaaaaagaaaaaaaagacaaatagcaatgtccagggtgtaccccgcctgtcacccgaagtcagctgggataggctccagcatgcccccgcgaccctaatgaggagaagtggaatagaaaatggatggatggacttattttatttatttatttaacttttctcaacaactagcagaacatgaagcgagaacattgcaaaactcttcatttaatggcaaagtcgCTGAGAGCGCTGCCAACATTCAAATTGccctttatttacaaagcacatctccactcagtgtgctcacttgtcattaaataccagtgtcatgtttgaatagaacacttgtgaagcaaatattctttggtgaactactcaacatcagctggtgagctacagCTAGCTCACCAGCTActtgttggagacccctgttatagcttcactgtctaaagctgtacagtacacactttgtgtttctgttgcaccacttggacacacaactagtgttttgaagacaagcaaAAGGCAACACAAGAAGTGTCGCGTATCTGCTCACTGGTCCaatgccagcaaggcagacaggcaattacggtgcatgcttatcaaaataaagcgcagtgaaacatttttatggtattttcaattgtttatattattacttaaaattgttttcaagtttaaaaaaaaaacaacaacaatttttaaggtgtggcgacttttattttgtagtgccGCACCGCCACTATCAATTACATGCAGCGGAAACCCTGTATATTCTATGTAGAATTATGCTATTACTCTATATTTATATCAATGTGATACGTATGTGTGGTAATTTaccatgttttcatgttttttacttCCACCCTTAGAGTTAGAATTAGAAAGCGAGATTCACCATTGTATTTATCCTGTGTATCAGTCAGATGTAAGTTACAGTATGTCCAATGTCTCGAGCCTTAACAGAGAATATCGATCACCTGAGCCGAAGACGGACAACCATTTGATAGGAATGTCTCTTTAAGGCCCATCCATCTCCAGTCTGTCATGGCAGCATCTTTGCTATTCCCAGGAACCACTGGCATGTCTGTCTTGTCATTACAGAAGGAGACGACATGAAATTTGAACCCTTTGGGACTTCGGTCCTCAGCAGCCTGGCCACTTACGACTGGTTGGACCGGGAGGAATGTGTCACCGTTGAGGTCCAAAAGCCTCAGGGCCTCGATGGGGAAGGCCCCCCACCTTCAGTCCTAACACAAAAACCGGAGCTGAATTTTGATAGTAACGCAAGCGTCTCAACCACCTCTCCAGCCAAGACCTCCCTCCACACAGACGACGCCTCATTTTCCGATGACAGGTTTGCCCCCTTCGCTGACTTTGGCACCAAGGACCAAAAGGGTGGCAGCGGTGATGACGAGGATGACTTTGGGGATTTTGCCAGCACACAATCAGACACGCCTCCTGCTGTTGCTGAGGCCAGTTCCGAGGCCAAACAAAGCGAACCCTCTGATGAGTTCGGAGCTTTTCAGGGAGACAAGCCAAAGTTTGGCAAGTCCGACTTCCTGAAAGCCAGCGCTCAGCCCAAAGTCAAATCCAGTGAGGAGATGATCAAGAATGAGCTGGCTACATTTGACTTGTCTGTCCAAGGTGAGTTC is drawn from Dunckerocampus dactyliophorus isolate RoL2022-P2 chromosome 12, RoL_Ddac_1.1, whole genome shotgun sequence and contains these coding sequences:
- the synrg gene encoding synergin gamma isoform X9, translating into MALRPGSAGGGSFMYPVGGGLGLPQGMVPMQQQQQQQQQQQAFPMVQVMQPNMQSMMGMNYGGQMPPGAMPMQGGMAIGMQTPGMPFLGQPQFMGMRPAGPQYTTDMQKQMAEEHQKRLEQQQKMLEEDRKRRQFEEQKQKLRLLSSVKPKTGEKSRDDALEAIKGNLDGFSRDAKMHPTPSSQSKKPDSSSSSSSHSSVTTTSLPPSLSEASDEFSDFQGPVDTPGSFPTSSSSSTIHGHLPPASSSSSHMTGFSREDEEFSDFVQVPLNSACSQPSALASSMSLPTATQPSAVNTSSQSAFQGPSLEEKLFSSCNLTAHKTAQMNFKSKQSLTKMSPRAKISAQFQASSKARNWATATGDFGSIFIADRLPEAPVLAPGVAPSASEPHTQSSAGVGVYPQQEHIQSMLPSWLYNDSLIPEMFKKVLEFTMTPAGIDTAKLYPLLMSSGLPREALGQIWASANRTTPGMLTKEELYTVLALIAVAQSGLPAMNVEILSQFPSPPMPNLPALSMAVAPVMPQHQQPMMTHPPVSMAMSIPAPTVMAMTPAAPAPATAPANTNFIASFPPAQGTKVDDDDDFQDFQEAPKAGVGDQAFTDFQGESSASFPISMASQHQNSAPSMLTPLSGTTSASSDKYAVFKQLSVDQPTEATAPTSDGGDKYSVFRQLEPPADKKPLGEGFADFKSVRTDDGFTDFKTADSVSPLDPSEPAKIFQPCFPSAFPNSLSLQQHPQQPSAVSLSQAKNSLNMADLDLFSSVTSCVQPVTDTQTSAFPSVTVPPSLVLLPGGAKPPGGGTDEFGDFALFGSSCDATQATAAAGGAAAAPQDDFADFMAFGSSGGEPKGESSAGVQGENPSQQQSQQRSDKYDVFKQLSLDGGLAYDDTKETGGGSFSSLKSDTDDFADFQSSKFCTALGASEKTLVDKVAAFKQGKEDCVSVKSLDLPSIGGSSMGKDDSEDALSVQLDMKLTDMGGDLKHVMSDSSLDLPGLSSHQPPATGSHKRSHSLGEKEIGRSPTSLAPEQPFRDRSNTLSEKPTLPVIRDKYKDLTGEVEESERYAYEWQRCLESALEVITKANNTLNGISSSSVCTEVIQSAQGMEYLLGVVEVYRVTRRVELGIKATAVCSEKLQQLLKDVSRVWNNLTGFMSLAKLAPDEPSLDFTSCILRHGIKNAKELACGLCLLNVDSRSKSKEESTLGRLFKRALTPESVRRSRVPITPMSILRVHSAEQVVKCYMHFMYEHPPFKCFGNNSVLQNYANINICLLRTLNQSQVALEHVLFCLSSEQASSIHALD
- the synrg gene encoding synergin gamma isoform X1 gives rise to the protein MALRPGSAGGGSFMYPVGGGLGLPQGMVPMQQQQQQQQQQQAFPMVQVMQPNMQSMMGMNYGGQMPPGAMPMQGGMAIGMQTPGMPFLGQPQFMGMRPAGPQYTTDMQKQMAEEHQKRLEQQQKMLEEDRKRRQFEEQKQKLRLLSSVKPKTGEKSRDDALEAIKGNLDGFSRDAKMHPTPSSQSKKPDSSSSSSSHSSVTTTSLPPSLSEASDEFSDFQGPVDTPGSFPTSSSSSTIHGHLPPASSSSSHMTGFSREDEEFSDFVQVPLNSACSQPSALASSMSLPTATQPSAVNTSSQSAFQGPSLEEKLFSSCNLTAHKTAQMNFKSKQSLTKMSPRAKISAQFQASSKARNWATATGDFGSIFIADRLPEAPVLAPGVAPSASEPHTQSSAGVGVYPQQEHIQSMLPSWLYNDSLIPEMFKKVLEFTMTPAGIDTAKLYPLLMSSGLPREALGQIWASANRTTPGMLTKEELYTVLALIAVAQSGLPAMNVEILSQFPSPPMPNLPALSMAVAPVMPQHQQPMMTHPPVSMAMSIPAPTVMAMTPAAPAPATAPANTNFIASFPPAQGTKVDDDDDFQDFQEAPKAGVGDQAFTDFQGESSASFPISMASQHQNSAPSMLTPLSGTTSASSDKYAVFKQLSVDQPTEATAPTSDGGDKYSVFRQLEPPADKKPLGEGFADFKSVRTDDGFTDFKTADSVSPLDPSEPAKIFQPCFPSAFPNSLSLQQHPQQPSAVSLSQAKNSLNMADLDLFSSVTSCVQPVTDTQTSAFPSVTVPPSLVLLPGGAKPPGGGTDEFGDFALFGSSCDATQATAAAGGAAAAPQDDFADFMAFGSSGGEPKGESSAGVQGENPSQQQSQQRSDKYDVFKQLSLDGGLAYDDTKETGGGSFSSLKSDTDDFADFQSSKFCTALGASEKTLVDKVAAFKQGKEDCVSVKSLDLPSIGGSSMGKDDSEDALSVQLDMKLTDMGGDLKHVMSDSSLDLPGLSSHQPPATEGDDMKFEPFGTSVLSSLATYDWLDREECVTVEVQKPQGLDGEGPPPSVLTQKPELNFDSNASVSTTSPAKTSLHTDDASFSDDRFAPFADFGTKDQKGGSGDDEDDFGDFASTQSDTPPAVAEASSEAKQSEPSDEFGAFQGDKPKFGKSDFLKASAQPKVKSSEEMIKNELATFDLSVQGSHKRSHSLGEKEIGRSPTSLAPEQPFRDRSNTLSEKPTLPVIRDKYKDLTGEVEESERYAYEWQRCLESALEVITKANNTLNGISSSSVCTEVIQSAQGMEYLLGVVEVYRVTRRVELGIKATAVCSEKLQQLLKDVSRVWNNLTGFMSLAKLAPDEPSLDFTSCILRHGIKNAKELACGLCLLNVDSRSKALTPESVRRSRVPITPMSILRVHSAEQVVKCYMHFMYEHPPFKCFGNNSVLQNYANINICLLRTLNQSQVALEHVLFCLSSEQASSIHALD
- the synrg gene encoding synergin gamma isoform X7 → MALRPGSAGGGSFMYPVGGGLGLPQGMVPMQQQQQQQQQQQAFPMVQVMQPNMQSMMGMNYGGQMPPGAMPMQGGMAIGMQTPGMPFLGQPQFMGMRPAGPQYTTDMQKQMAEEHQKRLEQQQKMLEEDRKRRQFEEQKQKLRLLSSVKPKTGEKSRDDALEAIKGNLDGFSRDAKMHPTPSSQSKKPDSSSSSSSHSSVTTTSLPPSLSEASDEFSDFQGPVDTPGSFPTSSSSSTIHGHLPPASSSSSHMTGFSREDEEFSDFVQVPLNSACSQPSALASSMSLPTATQPSAVNTSSQSAFQGPSLEEKLFSSCNLTAHKTAQMNFKSKQSLTKMSPRAKISAQFQASSKARNWATATGDFGSIFIADRLPEAPVLAPGVAPSASEPHTQSSAGVGVYPQQEHIQSMLPSWLYNDSLIPEMFKKVLEFTMTPAGIDTAKLYPLLMSSGLPREALGQIWASANRTTPGMLTKEELYTVLALIAVAQSGLPAMNVEILSQFPSPPMPNLPALSMAVAPVMPQHQQPMMTHPPVSMAMSIPAPTVMAMTPAAPAPATAPANTNFIASFPPAQGTKVDDDDDFQDFQEAPKAGVGDQAFTDFQGESSASFPISMASQHQNSAPSMLTPLSGTTSASSDKYAVFKQLSVDQPTEATAPTSDGGDKYSVFRQLEPPADKKPLGEGFADFKSVRTDDGFTDFKTADSVSPLDPSEPAKIFQPCFPSAFPNSLSLQQHPQQPSAVSLSQAKNSLNMADLDLFSSVTSCVQPVTDTQTSAFPSVTVPPSLVLLPGGAKPPGGGTDEFGDFALFGSSCDATQATAAAGGAAAAPQDDFADFMAFGSSGGEPKGESSAGVQGENPSQQQSQQRSDKYDVFKQLSLDGGLAYDDTKETGGGSFSSLKSDTDDFADFQSSKFCTALGASEKTLVDKVAAFKQGKEDCVSVKSLDLPSIGGSSMGKDDSEDALSVQLDMKLTDMGGDLKHVMSDSSLDLPGLSSHQPPATEGDDMKFEPFGTSVLSSLATYDWLDREECVTVEVQKPQGLDGEGPPPSVLTQKPELNFDSNASVSTTSPAKTSLHTDDASFSDDRFAPFADFGTKDQKGGSGDDEDDFGDFASTQSDTPPAVAEASSEAKQSEPSDEFGAFQGDKPKFGKSDFLKASAQPKVKSSEEMIKNELATFDLSVQGSHKRSHSLGEKEIGRSPTSLAPEQPFRDRSNTLSEKPTLPVIRDKYKDLTGEVEESERYAYEWQRCLESALEVITKANNTLNGISSSSVCTEVIQSAQGMEYLLGVVEVYRVTRRVELGIKATAVCSEKLQQLLKDVSRVWNNLTGFMSLAKLAPDEPSLDFTSCILRHGIKNAKELACGLCLLNVDSRSKAFNSETDNFKLLYGGHQYHASCANFWINCVEPKPPGLILPDLL